In Gemmatimonadota bacterium, a single genomic region encodes these proteins:
- a CDS encoding ATP-binding cassette domain-containing protein, with protein MPRVRLSGVSFRYGRSPTPALQNLELELGDGVIGIIGPNGAGKTTLFRLLLGSLAPAAGTLLINGEPPTLYRSRHPLGFLPERLAFEEYLTTGEFLLGLERLTGGMQPSDRLAQLFGGGIGDIWSARLGSLSLGQQRKVELAATLIADPDLLLLDEPTNGLDPSSVAWLRGAVLEQRRPGRTMLIASHHLDELQRVVDHLVLLNRGRVVADLARGAALAKHGSFEAFFLDTLGADASNSGVQMGRE; from the coding sequence GTGCCCCGAGTCCGGCTGTCCGGCGTCTCTTTCAGGTACGGGCGCTCGCCGACGCCTGCACTTCAAAACCTGGAGCTGGAGCTCGGCGATGGGGTGATCGGCATCATCGGGCCCAACGGCGCGGGTAAGACCACGCTCTTCCGGCTTCTGCTGGGAAGCCTTGCGCCCGCCGCCGGGACCCTGCTGATCAACGGTGAGCCGCCCACATTGTACCGAAGCCGCCACCCGCTGGGCTTCCTGCCCGAACGCTTGGCGTTCGAGGAGTATCTCACCACGGGCGAGTTCCTGCTTGGGTTAGAGCGGCTCACCGGTGGGATGCAGCCTTCTGATCGCCTGGCGCAACTTTTCGGCGGCGGAATCGGCGATATCTGGAGTGCGCGCCTGGGAAGCCTGTCGCTCGGCCAGCAGAGGAAAGTCGAACTCGCCGCCACGCTGATTGCGGATCCCGACCTCCTGCTCCTCGACGAGCCGACCAATGGCCTCGACCCATCGAGCGTTGCCTGGCTGCGCGGCGCAGTGCTGGAGCAGAGACGGCCGGGGCGCACCATGCTCATCGCGTCCCATCACCTGGACGAGTTGCAGCGAGTCGTGGATCACCTTGTTCTCCTGAACCGCGGGCGCGTTGTCGCAGATCTTGCCCGTGGGGCGGCCCTGGCCAAGCACGGCTCGTTTGAAGCGTTCTTCCTCGACACGCTGGGAGCCGATGCCTCCAACTCCGGAGTGCAGATGGGCCGTGAATAG